A segment of the Verrucomicrobiota bacterium genome:
AGGAAATCTGTTTCGCTCGTGTTAAACATCCTGTGATAGGTGCCCTTGGGTTGGTAAAAACAATCACCGGCCTTTATGGGAAATTCTTCATCTCCCCGATACATAATTCCTTCACCTTCCGTGATGATGAAAAACTCATCCATAGTAGTGTGGCAATGTTGTGGGCAATTGTGGTGTTGGGGAAGAATGCGGGTCATCTCAACATCAAAGGGGTGCACCGGGTTACCGTCCCTGCCTGATCCCAGTGCTAAGGATATATGGCGACGGAGCCGCTTATATTTTTGATTTTCTCCCCAGAAGTTTTCGACCTCGGGTACCTCGTCTAAGTTTAATAGTGGTGGAACAGACATGTGGTCCACCTTAGCAAATTACTACCTTAACGAAAGTCTAATTGTTCAGGTAGTTCGTTGTTTCCGGGATCGGTTTTCTATTAACCAGTTTCAAAATAAGGTAGATGATCGGGGGCGCAAAAAAGAACACAAAGAGGCCTATGATCCAAACGGTTCTTGTGAGTCCGTTGAAGTCCGTTCGACGGATTACGTCAATTAGGGCCCAGATCCAAAAACCGAAGATTAGGCCCATGAATAAAAGGACCAGGATCTCTGGCGGACCGAGTGACGGTAAGAAAGATAATACCATATTTTAGAAAAACGATCGTTATGCCAATTCGATGAAGAGGCGATCCAATACTGACTTGGAACTGTGAGAGCTAGGAATTTATTAAGAAATAACTTCCAAAGCTCGCTCTGAAATTCTTTGAGTTGATTCGTTGTCGTAAGTTCCGCGCTTATTGCAATGCAATCTTGTGATGGCTTAAGTTTTCCGATCCGCTTTGAGTTATCAGGTAATTCCGTTCAATCCTGACTCCACCGATTCCTTGGATGTAATTCCCCGGCTCCAAGGTTACCACATCGCCAATCAACAGGGTGTCTGTAGAATTACTTACGATGGCGGGAGGTTCAGGGTGTTCCAGCCCGAGTCCATGTCCCGCATGACTTGGCAAGGCTTCGAATCCTTTTTGAATCATGGTTTCCGAGCATATATCAAAAATGGTCTTGCAGGCTACCTCTGCTTTTAAGGCTTTCTCGCCTGCCTCAAGGCTCGCGATACAAGCATTCATCAAGGCACATTGATCATCCGAAGGTTCTCCTACTGCAATGGTGTTTGTGAAATCGCTACGGTATCCATCCAGAATAACCGAGTAGTCCAGAATGTAGAGATCGCCTTCTTGCAGCGTGTAATCAATGGGCAGTCCGCCTGCTTTCGGAAGGTTCGCGTTGGTTGCTCTAAAATCACCGTAGACGAGGCAAGGCCTGCCAGCCTGTTCGAGCACCGCAGCATGCACATTACGGTACACCTCCATTTCCGTAGCCCCTGGGCGAACGAAGTTCAATGCTGCTTGATGCCCCGCTTCACAGGCCTCCATGCAGGTTCTTAGATGAGCTATTTCGTCTGCTTCTTTTTGACGTCTCAGGAATTTAATGACATCGCCTAGCTTGATCTTTACTTCGGGTTCACCCGTAATTGTTTCAAAGGTCGCCACAGGAAGGGAGTCGCATTCAATGGCTCCGTTCGATAGGGTGAGCGAACCAAAATGTTTCTTGAGCGCGGTCGCCTGTTTGTAATCCCGATTGTCCACCGAGTTTTTTCCGTCGTACCAGGCTTCAGAAATGGTTTCGTCAACGTAAGCCTCTCCACTCAATGATTTGAGTGTAAAGTTATCGGCAAGCGCGATGACCTTCCCAGATCGTTCCATGTGCAGCCATACGCTTTGCCCGGCGGAAAAACTGATCGGATTTACCCAGATGTTGGAAAAATATTTTACGTGTCTCGGATTGGAAATGAGAACCCATTCCACAGAATCAGGTAAGGATGACCACAAACGGGAACGGCGTTTTAAACAACCTTCTTGGGTAAGCATTATCTTATAAGCTAGTTGGCGACTATATTGAGGATTTTACCTGGAACGTAAATGACCTTCCGGATTGTTAGCCCTTCGATACTGTTTTGAACACGCTCTTGGCTGAGTCCCAGTTCTTCGATTTCCTCTTTCGTGGCGTCTGTGGATACCACCAGTTCTCCCCGGTGCTTCCCGTTTACCTGAAGGACAATTACCACTTCGTCGAGAATGAGCTTTGATTCATCGAAGGATGGCCAGCGGGTATCGCATATGGATCCCGAGCCTCCCAGGCGACCCCATAACTCTTCTGCAATATGAGGAGCCATTGGGTTTAGTAATTGGATAAAAGATTTAGCTGTTTCTTTCGAATAACCGGACGTTTTTACCATCAGATTAAGTAGTATCATTAATTGAGATACCACCGTGTTGAAATTCAGACGTTCGATGTCCTGGGTAACTTTCTTGATGCTTTCGTGTAAGAGCTTGTCCAGGTCTTTGTTTGTCTCAGGTCCGTCACTTAACTTGAGATTAAGACCGCCATCCTCGGCTACGACTTCACGCCACAAACGTTTAAGAAATCGGAAAACTCCTTCTATTCCCTGGGTGTTCCAAGGCTTCATGTCTTCGATCGGACCAAGGAACATTAGAAATAACCGGGTTGCGTCAGCACCGTAGGATTTGATCAAACTATCGGGGTTCACCACATTGCCGCGGCTTTTACTCATTTTGTGCGAACGCGCATCCACTTTGATGGTGCGGTCACTCTTGAGCAACCAACTGTCTCCAGCCTTCTCGACATCGGATTCTGGTACCGTCGATTTGGTTAGATCCATTTCTTCGGTGATGGCATCGAATGAAACGGGTGTGCCGTTTGAATCTGAGAACTGGGTGAATTCCATTTCGCCCAGAATCATTCCCTGGTGGAGTAAAGCCGGGAACGGTTCAGGGCACGGGGTAACTCCTTCATCAAACAATACCTGATGCCAAAAACGGGCATAAAGAAGGTGCAGGTTCACATGCTCAGCGCCTCCAATGTAGAAATCAGGAACGCCCCAGTATTCTGCAATTTTCGGATCGATAGGTGCCTCTGTGTTTTTTGGATCGCAATAACGTAAATAGTACCAACATGAACCTGCCCATTGTGGCATGGTATTGGTCTCCCGGGTACCTTTCACCCAATTATCCCCTTCGGGTTTATTTGAGGAGCGTGGAATCGATTCACCCGTTTCCGTATTTAACCATCTTTCAAGCCATTTTGTAACTCCTGCCAAGGGACTTTCCCCGGTGCCGATCGGCTCATAGGATTCCACATCCGGCAGTTCCAGAGGTAGATGAGTGGTAGGAGTGGGTAGGGCGTAATGAACCTCTCCTTCCACTTCGAAAGTTACAGGCTCCTCGGGTAAGAATTCGCGGAAAGGGTTTGCTTCATTAGCGGTCGCTTGTTCGTAGTTTTCTTTTGAAACCCACATTACCGGAAAGGGTTCACCCCAATAACGTTGTCGAGAGAACAGCCAGTCCCGAAGTTTGTATTGGACACTGGCTGACCCTAGGTTGCGTTCTTCTAAATTGGCTATGATTTTCGCTTTCCCTTCGTCGGAGGTCATTCCAGTGTATTCGCCGGAATTGATCATAGTGCCTTTTCCGCTGAAAGGGAGCTGGGTTGGCTCATTTTTGGCTGCTGCAGCTTCATCTTGGATCACCCGTTGAATGGGGATGTTCAAGCTCGTAGCGAATTCAAAGTCACGTTCATCGTGGCCGGGTACCGCCATGATGGCTCCGGTTCCATAGCTCATCAGAACATAATCCGCTACCCAGATCGGAACTTTGGCTCCATTTACCGGATTAAGGGCGTAGGATCCCGTGAAAACTCCAGTCTTGTCTTTGGCCAGATCTGTTCGTTCCAAATCACTCTTTTTCGCGGCATCAACTCTGTAATCTGCGATGGCCTTGACTTGCTCCGTTGTGGTCAGCTTATCCACCAATGGGTGTTCCGGAGAGAGCACCATATAGGTAACTCCAAAAAGGGTATCCGGCCGGGTAGTGTAGATGGGGAGTTTTTCAGAATGTCCTTCTATACTGAATTCCACCTCGGCTCCGGTTGAACGACCAATCCAATTTTTTTGTAAGCGGATGGATGAATCGGGCCAGTTCAAGTCCGTATGACCTTCGAGTAGTCGTTCGGCATACGCAGTGATTTTTAATACCCATTGGCGTAATTTTCGTTTTTCGACGGGATGATCACCGCGTTCGGATTTACCATCAATCACCTCTTCGTTTGCCAAGACCGTACCCAATGCAGGACACCACCAGACGGGCTGATCAGATACGTAAGCGAGGCCACGTTTAAATAGTTGCAGGAAAATCCACTGTGTCCACTTCACATAACCGGCGTCGGTGGTATTTATCTCCCGATCCCAATCAATGGCAAAACCTACTTTCTGAAGTTGAGCACGAAATATTTCGACATTCTTTTCTGTGACAATGCGAGGATGGGTGCCTGTTTTTATGGCATACTGTTCCGTCGGAAGGCCAAAGGCATCCCAACCCATTGGCTGGAGGGTGTTAAATCCTTGGGATTTTTTATACCGAGCCAAAATATCGGGAGCGGTATAGTTGATCGCGTGGCCGATATGAAGTCCGTCTCCCGAGGGGTAGGGATACATAGACAGAATGTAATATTTTGGTTTTTCGGAAAAATCTTTGGCTTGAAAGCTTTTATTTTCGGCCCAAAAATTTTGCCAGTGCGCTTCGATTTGGGAGAAGTTATAGTCTGTTGTTGGTGTCGACATAATCAAATGAAGTGAACTAGCTTGATTGAAACGAATTACCAGTCAATAACCCAAACTATGATTCCATTTCGGATCCCATTCTTATCATTTATCCTGATTGCTGCCCTGTTAATGTCTGGCTGTGAAACGACCCAAACTACCAAAAATTCGAGCGGTTCGAGGACCACTTCGAATGAAGGGTTTAAACAATTGCTGGACGCGGTGGTTCGCATCGATGTGAGGGAAGTAACCTACCGTGGTGGTTCGAAACAGAATATCAGTGGTGTCGGCTCGGGTGTAATTATTTCCGAAGAAGGTCACATCTTAACGAATGCCCACGTGGTTTCCACCTTCGCTGAGGAGATTCGTATTACTCTTTCCAATTTGGAGAGGGTAAGGGCAGAACTCGTTGGATGGGATCACTGGACTGACCTGGCCCTACTCAAATTGGACCTTGAAGAACTGAAGGAGCGCGGCCTGAGTTTTACTTATGCTGAATTTGGCGATTCGGATGAAGTTTACCCAGGGCTTACCGTTTTTGCAGTAGGAACACCTAATGGCCTGACTCGAACGGTTAGCCGTGGAATTATTTCCAATACCAATCGATTTTTCGAAGGTGCAGATGGCGTGCGTGGATATGAAACCGGATATTTCAATACCTGGCTGCAAACAGACGCTGCTATTAATCCGGGAAACAGTGGAGGGCCGCTGGTTGATGAGGATGGCAAAATAATTGGCATTAACACGCGCGCGTACTTAGGATCGAATAATCTTGGTTTTGCAGTCCCCTCGCAGACGGCGCAATTCGTTCTGGCAGGCCTTTTGGAGAATGAGGAGATTATCCGAAGTTATGTGGGAATTGTTCTTGGTCCCATGCAAGACCTGGAAACGTTTTATAACATTCAAGCCAATCAGGGTGTATTGGTTGAAAGTGTCGATCCCGGATCTCCTGCTGCAACTAAGGGAATTCAGCCTGGTGATATCCTTATATCTATGGATTCCAACAGTCTTGATGGTCGATTTCCTGAACAGCTGCCCCCGATCCAGAATCGTATCGCGAATTACCCAATTGATTCAGAAATCACCTTTGAGATCAGTCGCCAGGACGCGCGATTCTCAGAGACCCTTACAACAGAGAGACTTGAAAGTCGGGTTGGCGAAGAGTGGGCTTTTGAAAAATGGGGACTGAGTGTTCGTGAGGTTAGTCGGTCCTATGCTCGAGAAAACAAACTGGTTTCGGATGATGGGTTTCTTGTGCTGGGAGCCAAAACAGCCTTTCCGGCAGATCGGGCCGGTATCCGCTCAGGAGACATTGTATCCAAAATAAATCGGGAGCCGGTAGGTTCTTTGATAGATCTCAAAGCCTTGCACGAGGAATTTGATGGCAATGCACAACCCTTATTTGTTGAAGTCACCCGAAATTTCCGAACCTCCCTTTTCATTCTTAAACCATGAGACTTTTTTTTGTATTATTTATAGGATCCTTAATGGGAGCCTCCTCGCTCAATGCGGATACTTTTCCGGAGAACCTAAGTGACTTGGTTCTGGAACGATCGAAGACCATAGTGGCACTCGAATTTGTAGTCGAACGCGAGATGGACCGGCAGGAGGGATATACCTACGGTTTGATTGTTGATGACAAAGGAACGATAGTTGTATTGGAAAGTATGATTCCTTCCTGGGTTCCTGTTGAGAAGTTGAAGAAATTTATTGGCTATTCACTACCTCAGGGGGACAAAGATTATCCCCTTGTGTATTTAGGGAAAGACTACTCGTCAGGCTGGCACGTCTTGTCATTTAAGGATGGCTTGCCGGATGTTTTTACTCCGATCACCAAATTTGAAACCGCAACCGTCAATATGGGCGATTCGGTTTTTGCCGTGGGAGGTGTTGGAAAGGAATTGGGATTCGACCCCTATGTTCTTACCGCTCGAGTGGCGATGACTAAACGAATGCCTGATCGGCAGATAATCTTTAGAGATGATCTTACTAATCCGGGATGTCCTGTCTTTAATGTTGCTGGCGCTTTTGTCGGATGGGCATCAGATCCTCTGTCTTACAAACGTATTATGAATCTTGGTCGTGATACGCTCAATGTGACCATGAGTAATCCTGAGGAAACTTCAGTCGCACTGAGTAGTGAGGATTTTTTTGAATACCTCCAAGGCATTGATCCTGAAATCGTGGAGG
Coding sequences within it:
- a CDS encoding Xaa-Pro peptidase family protein, giving the protein MLTQEGCLKRRSRLWSSLPDSVEWVLISNPRHVKYFSNIWVNPISFSAGQSVWLHMERSGKVIALADNFTLKSLSGEAYVDETISEAWYDGKNSVDNRDYKQATALKKHFGSLTLSNGAIECDSLPVATFETITGEPEVKIKLGDVIKFLRRQKEADEIAHLRTCMEACEAGHQAALNFVRPGATEMEVYRNVHAAVLEQAGRPCLVYGDFRATNANLPKAGGLPIDYTLQEGDLYILDYSVILDGYRSDFTNTIAVGEPSDDQCALMNACIASLEAGEKALKAEVACKTIFDICSETMIQKGFEALPSHAGHGLGLEHPEPPAIVSNSTDTLLIGDVVTLEPGNYIQGIGGVRIERNYLITQSGSENLSHHKIALQ
- the leuS gene encoding leucine--tRNA ligase translates to MSTPTTDYNFSQIEAHWQNFWAENKSFQAKDFSEKPKYYILSMYPYPSGDGLHIGHAINYTAPDILARYKKSQGFNTLQPMGWDAFGLPTEQYAIKTGTHPRIVTEKNVEIFRAQLQKVGFAIDWDREINTTDAGYVKWTQWIFLQLFKRGLAYVSDQPVWWCPALGTVLANEEVIDGKSERGDHPVEKRKLRQWVLKITAYAERLLEGHTDLNWPDSSIRLQKNWIGRSTGAEVEFSIEGHSEKLPIYTTRPDTLFGVTYMVLSPEHPLVDKLTTTEQVKAIADYRVDAAKKSDLERTDLAKDKTGVFTGSYALNPVNGAKVPIWVADYVLMSYGTGAIMAVPGHDERDFEFATSLNIPIQRVIQDEAAAAKNEPTQLPFSGKGTMINSGEYTGMTSDEGKAKIIANLEERNLGSASVQYKLRDWLFSRQRYWGEPFPVMWVSKENYEQATANEANPFREFLPEEPVTFEVEGEVHYALPTPTTHLPLELPDVESYEPIGTGESPLAGVTKWLERWLNTETGESIPRSSNKPEGDNWVKGTRETNTMPQWAGSCWYYLRYCDPKNTEAPIDPKIAEYWGVPDFYIGGAEHVNLHLLYARFWHQVLFDEGVTPCPEPFPALLHQGMILGEMEFTQFSDSNGTPVSFDAITEEMDLTKSTVPESDVEKAGDSWLLKSDRTIKVDARSHKMSKSRGNVVNPDSLIKSYGADATRLFLMFLGPIEDMKPWNTQGIEGVFRFLKRLWREVVAEDGGLNLKLSDGPETNKDLDKLLHESIKKVTQDIERLNFNTVVSQLMILLNLMVKTSGYSKETAKSFIQLLNPMAPHIAEELWGRLGGSGSICDTRWPSFDESKLILDEVVIVLQVNGKHRGELVVSTDATKEEIEELGLSQERVQNSIEGLTIRKVIYVPGKILNIVAN
- a CDS encoding PDZ domain-containing protein, which codes for MRLFFVLFIGSLMGASSLNADTFPENLSDLVLERSKTIVALEFVVEREMDRQEGYTYGLIVDDKGTIVVLESMIPSWVPVEKLKKFIGYSLPQGDKDYPLVYLGKDYSSGWHVLSFKDGLPDVFTPITKFETATVNMGDSVFAVGGVGKELGFDPYVLTARVAMTKRMPDRQIIFRDDLTNPGCPVFNVAGAFVGWASDPLSYKRIMNLGRDTLNVTMSNPEETSVALSSEDFFEYLQGIDPEIVEGPRSWIGVSGMQPIDPEVAEYLGIKNQSGIVLSEILEGSPSSEAGLENNDILIMVDGEKLPQFRPDYSITPYFQKLIRRKKPGEIILAEVIRGEERKSFSITVGAGPKNVREAAYRYYEKLGFTIREFLLTDGINLRLPKDEMKGAIVNFVKRSSAVETAGLRNGDWIKQVEGVAIDSYEDVLEILDRVEADKEKSEFVLLVERNNETSFVRAQLK
- a CDS encoding trypsin-like peptidase domain-containing protein; the protein is MIPFRIPFLSFILIAALLMSGCETTQTTKNSSGSRTTSNEGFKQLLDAVVRIDVREVTYRGGSKQNISGVGSGVIISEEGHILTNAHVVSTFAEEIRITLSNLERVRAELVGWDHWTDLALLKLDLEELKERGLSFTYAEFGDSDEVYPGLTVFAVGTPNGLTRTVSRGIISNTNRFFEGADGVRGYETGYFNTWLQTDAAINPGNSGGPLVDEDGKIIGINTRAYLGSNNLGFAVPSQTAQFVLAGLLENEEIIRSYVGIVLGPMQDLETFYNIQANQGVLVESVDPGSPAATKGIQPGDILISMDSNSLDGRFPEQLPPIQNRIANYPIDSEITFEISRQDARFSETLTTERLESRVGEEWAFEKWGLSVREVSRSYARENKLVSDDGFLVLGAKTAFPADRAGIRSGDIVSKINREPVGSLIDLKALHEEFDGNAQPLFVEVTRNFRTSLFILKP
- a CDS encoding cupin domain-containing protein; translation: MSVPPLLNLDEVPEVENFWGENQKYKRLRRHISLALGSGRDGNPVHPFDVEMTRILPQHHNCPQHCHTTMDEFFIITEGEGIMYRGDEEFPIKAGDCFYQPKGTYHRMFNTSETDFLVFFVIANEVEESRTEILRY